AGTTGGCTTCGCGAGATTGATACATAGCAACCATGAACTTTTTGGTGATAAAATTCTATTGGAAGTCAATtatccattttataaattagttttTCACAAAATATCATCTatacataatttaataatataaatagtttaaactttttttgtcatctttattttatatttttattcatcttataaaaagtttataaatcCGCCATTACCAAACCTACAAACTAATAAGACAACAGAAGATTGGCCGCTCGAAATTTAAAATCGAACCAAGAATAAAGAGAGTATTACATAATATTAGGCGAAAAAATGTTGTAGCGAAAAGAAGCAACATAGGCATGAGCGAATTTGTGACCAAGATGAACCTGAGACATGGTGGTGAGGTGAAGGTGATCGGTTTTAAGAGCCAATCCTTTTGCATCTATGCACTTTACTTTAGGGACCTTTGTTGCTAATTGACCTCTTCTCACTATCTCTATGTATTTGCCTTCTCCTGAAGCAATAGCCACCTGTATGTACATCATTACAACTTGTTACAAAATCCATCATTACATCAATATGTATAGTGTGATAGCAAATTATttcaattgataaaatggtTTTCATTCATTATTAAGTGTTTGGCAATTGGTATAActtttttagtaaaatataaaaattaaagctTTCTTAAAacctgatttttttttcttaacttacAAATTTGTAAGTAgaagaatttaaatttcaaatttttatgccAAAAGAGACGTTAATATCTATGCGGTTTGAAAGCATGATCATAAgagtttaaattttcaaatcatATGGTTGAAACAGATTTTTTAGTGGCTGTATGTACATGCTTGCAAAGGGACATTTGAAATGCTCCCGGACATGCCAGTAAGGGCCTACCTTTCATAGTAAAAAAGTCTCTCTAAGTGAGTCAAAACTATACAACTTAGGCTTGTGCATAGATTctagatatttttaaaatcaaaccgaaaacTAGACCGAAAAATATCTGTTTATCATTGACTTtctccgaaccgaaccaaatcgtACCGAACTGAAGAATCGAACTTATACCCGAAAAATCgaaattatgtatattattctatttttaatttaattattatatttcgtattaactttgaattactaaacattaaaattattttataaaattaaataataaatattaaaaatattagtctatatatatatatatatatatatatatatatatatataaattatcaatttacataaaaataaaaatatttatatatttcaataaaaattatatgaatttgtcTAATTTTTGCTAAAATTATTGCGCTGATTCTACACTACTAACAGTCCTTTTGTAATTATGCCCTGAAATAATGAATTACAGTGTTCCTgcctaattttttttcaaaaatcatGTTCTATCAAATTCCAAACCTAAGTAACAGCAACAGCATTATGAATCTATGATCATCTTGCTATAACACATGCACGAAAATAGAAACACCAACCTGAATTACTGGAAGAAATGGACGGTTAAGATCGGAGCGTAAGTCAGCAACAAGCCTCTCAAATTTTCCTTTGTAAGCCTCGGCATCTTTTTTCCACACAGTGTCACTCTCACCCTGATACCACAAAACGGCTCTAATTTTTCCACCGTTCTTCACTGACTCGTTAGCTCGACTCACCAATTCCTGATACAGTCTCATCCCTCGAGCCCACTGGCCAATTTTTGTCCCACCAACAGCACAAGGAACCAAACCCACCACGCCAATGCTCGAATCACTGGCTTTAACCCTGTTCGCAAACGCCATGCCAGGCCCAACTCCGCAGGTCTTGCTCACATCGATATCTGCATGAAGTGGCTCTCGAGCCACTTCCCATTTCAGCTCTGCGCTTAACCGGAGTATCGACGGGTTAGAACTGCATTCCGGCGGAAGATTGCCGTTCCATATGCCTCTGTCGACACCTCCTCTGCCAGCCATGTTGCTTTGGCCTGCTAGTATAAAAATGTCATCGGGAAAAATGGTAGTTGCGGAAATAGGCTGTGATATTAGCAAAGCAAAGATTGACACCAAAAACTTCAATTTGGCCATGGATTATAGGATTTTTAGAATGaatgttaatattaattaaatagaagggatTGGGTTGTTGTGTGGGGATTGGAGAATGAAACATTATTCCATTTCTTCCCATAAACAGGTATGAGCTCTGCACGCGGAATAAAACTGATTGGCATGCATCAGTGACAGTTTTGgaaaaataaatgtaattatAGTAAGCAATAATTTATAACTGGAATTGATATTTTTGGGAAGAAGATGTAACTATAGTAAGCAATCATTTTAACAATTAATAAGCTCTTTTTACTTGTTAATCTATGTAATTAATCAAAGAGAGTAATTTGAATTTGTGCTACAAACAATCTCTTTTTCGactacgtttttttttttgaattcatttcaACTACTTGataagcatgtttagataaAGTTTATCCTGCAAAAACTTTATCCCGCAAATCTGTTTAAACTTTAAAGTTAACCCTAaagttaaaacaaataatattatagaataaaaaataggtCTGAATTTAAaggaaattcaaatgtttatggGTAATTGCAATTTCAAccaattctttttttatttatatagcaATGCCTTGACTTTTATTTTATTGCAATTCTTACCATTTTTTCAATCAcctaattttgtttttcaatttttcactgTAATACGATAACTATttgctaaatttaatttttctaattatgtttagctttaatatttttttgcttCAACTGCCGAAAATTAGAGAATTCAAAATTAGATTAAAtgtcattttgattttttttagattaaagTTAATTAccattattctaaaaaaatcaaaataacgttaaatctaaaaaaaattggttataattgcaacaaaataatgaaattgaaacagtattaaaaaaattaaaaaatttgatttaaattgcaaatATACTCCaatatttagattatttttacatataggcctaaaaaggttaagagttactaaattgggatctaattttgaaaacaacactcgaattaattaatttatataagattattgaatttattttactgATCATCTGTTGGTATACTCTAATGAAATCTGGCCGAAAAAACTGATGTAGAATGGAAATACGAGTATGATGTGTgaaatcatatataaattttttattattaaaagatgACGTGGCTCGTATTCCAGTTTCACGTCATCATTTTAGTTTGGTTAGATTTCGTTAAAATATGAATCGATGATCaacaaattaaagttcaatTAAAATATGAGATCGTAATGTTATGGGCTGAGCAGCAATctgttcaaatggtataagcactATTTGTTTTCTAAATTACTGTTGTGTTaaaggaatttttttaaaaccccGTTATTTGTTATATCCGGGAAGAAGTCCATATGCAAATTCACTTTGGTCTTATGGATAAAAAGATCtaatctttttaacttttttttataataaatctaacaaattttgttaattgtaaaaattaaaagtaattctagtcaaaattcaaaaattgcTTCATTAATACGTGATAGCTAATTTTGAGAagttatttgacaaaaaataataatttttgaagtTATATGTCATAAAGTACAAaaattaagtgaaatatatatatatatatctttattttagttttccgtttaaaacactaaaaatacgCACTATTAAAATGAACGATTGATGAAATTGATGAAAATTATACTGCATTAACCTTtgaaatctaaaaattaaaaatttaatcaaatttataagAAGGCGAAACCGTAGATCATTATGACATTGAATTTCTTTGAATCATAGGCCTGCTTAATGAATAGTTATGTGTAGACTAGAGATAAGAGAAGGAGATATAAAGTATTAATAATAAATCcagaagaaaaaatagaaagGGTTGTAGACGAATTATAGGAAGTGATGGTAGTGCGGATTGGGGTAGAGCGAGCGCGAAGGAATGCATCAGCTAGCATTTGGCCCAGATAAACCTGAGCTGGACTAGTCAGGTGTAACCGGTCTGGTTCCAAAGGTAGCCCTTTTGCGTCAACACAATGCAGATTGGCTTGTTTCATCCCTTTTTGAGCTTCTCTTATTGTCTCTATAAATGGTCCCTCTCCAGATGCCAATGCCAcctattataaaagaaaaaaaaacattcattCTATCTATATCAACAACTAGTAACAGTAGAATCAAGTAATTCATATTCTTTTTATTGCTATTATTTAGGGAGCGCCATTTCCAATTTGGCGTTTGTAGGAAGATTTGGTTCCACAGTCTTAACAGAGTATTATTGCCCGTACCAATTGAGGTATAGctcatatattaatattaattcaaTTCGTGTTGTATGCTTTATTACTGAATAAAAAGTGTCATTCACCCTTCAAATATTAAGTCTgacttttataatttaaatttaaatattttataatgtgCCTAAACTGTGCAAATTAAAATAAGGGTTATTATTTcctgtttttatttatttttagagtgTGTGAAAAGCAAAcataatgatatatatatatatatttaatatttgggttgtaaaacttttaatttgaacaatttaattataaattattacaaTTCGAGATACTGAATAATATCTCATTGAAAAAAATGTTTATGTAAACGTGAAATTAGTTTATTCCAATGTCTACATCAATATTTTTTGTCTAAAAATTATATGGTATTCCAATTAAAAGGAAATTACTATGTATTTTAAATTGTCgaagtttaaaatttgtgttataATTGTAAAATACGCTAAAGTGCatgatttattttttgcaattaatatCTGTTTGGTATTTTATGTCaatttaaacataatttattttttatttaatatttatatcaattttaacacaattaatttatttatttaattttttatatcaatttcaatatatttaattttttttaatattttatgttaatttcaaTATGTTTGTAACAAAGATTGAAACCTTGGTGGTAAGTTATACACAATGTTGCTatagttaaataaaaaagttgagtACTTATTCATATGATTAAGTCTATATAAAGAATACTTTGAAGAATATATGCAATTTGTCATATTTTAAAGAATTATGGACAAAATTATAGAAACATGCCAAGTTTGATTATATGCCTCCTTATTTTTTATCATCAATTATGAAAGCATTAATTGTATATTATATGCAACTTGTTACACTGTCATGTCagtataaaaagattaaatacaTGGAAATATAAACTCAATTATCAGGTTTATGGACAAataaatgtttcaaacattAAAGTCCAAAAAAAGGATGGATCATGGAGATAAACAAATGCATGTTACAAACACATGCTCGGCTTGACGATCGCAAGAATTAAATTAACCGGAAAACAATGAAGATCAGGTCAGGCAATACCTGGTAGATTGGCAAAAATGGGTGATGCAGATCCGCCCGGACATCGGTGAAAAACTTTTCTAATCTCCATTTATAAGCATCCGCATCTTCCTCATATAGCGTATCGGACTCGCCTTGATACCATAGCATAGCCCTAACAACTCCACCGCTGCTCAACGCAGCCCGTGTCCTCTGCACCAGCTGATCATAAAGAAACCCGCCTTTCTCCCACTGACTCATACTAGTCCCTCCAATGGCACACGGAACCAGACCCACAGTACCGATGTCCGGGTCCTTGGTCAATACAGCGTTAGCAAATGCCATCCCTGGTCCGACCCCATTAGTCTTGTTATAATCGATGTCGGAGTGGAGTGGTTCATGGGCTAAAATCCATGTGAGGCTGCTGCTTAGTTTGAATATTGATGGGTTTGGTTGGCTCTGAGGAGGAACGATGCCGTCCCATCTGGGAATTCCGGTTTTGGTATCGTTAACAACCCCTCCACGGCCGGCCATATTGCTCTGTCCGGCGAGGATAAATATGTTTTTGGGTATTTGTTGAGATGTGACCATGAGATCGCTGATAGTGGTGCCTTGAGCTATAAGAATGATGGCCAGCAAGTAAAGCATCATTCTCAATCTCTCACTTTGCCGTGTTATGTCGCAAAAAGTGAGAGTATCTGCCcaccaatttttttctttaatggaCGAAAGCAAACTAGTAGTTAGCTTTCTTATTTATACATTAAATATAGTTTGGTATTTTCAACTGAATTTGATAAAAATGGAGTAAGTATCGCGGGATTTAATTATTACAAATATGTATTGAATAATCTAACCTTTCTTTCTATTTGATAAATCTCCGATCTTCAGATGTACTCTATTGATAAAGAGCAATTTGAACACTCGACAACAAGAGATTAGAAAAAACGGTAATTTCTTTTTCAGTCTTTCACCCAAACActcaaattaatataaatagaaaaaaaaaaacaaaaaagtgaaaaaagttaaaaagaaaagaagtgcTTAGGTTttagtttactaacagtttaatAAATAGTACTAAAAGTTCACTAATAGTTTATTAATTGTCTACTATcgaattacttaaaaaaaatcaaattactattttttcatttttagattagacaatattaaaataaattatttaatttactatcagtttaacaacaatattataaaaaaatatgttcaattagtttcaacttttttatttttattttataataaaataagtttactattagtttactattgatttatttaaagaCAAATGTATGAATGGTTTACTAAAAAAGTTAAGTTAGTTTATTAATAGTTTACTGACAGTTTTTACCAtcaatttgcaaaaaaatagtttactttgatttaaatttttcttatcaaaaagctgcaaaaataaactaaaaaaagagTACATACTACACTAAATATGGAtacaagattttttttatatggatCCGCTCAACTCGGTTGATTCTTGTGCCGgatgataaaaaattatttttagaatttattacGCACGCAAAATGGTTAAAGAACGGACATTATAGGCAAATATAATTCAAGAAAAGATAAATAGCCCAGCCTTTGATATATCTTGTCAAATTACTTTCACTTTGATAAATCATCAAACGCTTGGTGGGCAATCTCACATTTAAAGGAGATGAAAAGGGTTCGATTTGATATTCCATTGTTTAAAACCAAAAACCAACAAATTACTTGCCATTAACAATCACAATAAGAAGACGTCCCGTACGACGCTGCTAATCGCCAAGAAACTACTCCaaccaagaagaagaagatattaCGTATGATGTCGTTGATCTCCAATAAACACCGCACAACTACACATCTTTAAAAGCACTCGatgaaattaatattaaactcaAAAATACTCATCACCCGTTTCTCTTTTTACTaatcgtatatttcaaaaaattggacaataaaaatgttaaataaaagcgtgaagaaaaaaaaagattgcAATATTTTTATAGCGAAATATGAATATCCGATCTAGTGAGATTATTTTGGTGTTTAATAGTGTAGAGTGTAATTATCTCAAATATTTAATGCAATGACAAAGGGCTTCGTAATGGCCCATTATACTTTGACATGACTTAGAAGGCTGCGTTTCTTACAGTCTGCAGCTTCTACTTTGTGGACAGCAATAGTGGCCCAATTCGAGTGTGAATTATGATTGGCATTTCTTCAACCCAAAATCATTGGCAATTCTTCAACCCAAAATGAATCCTAATTTGACTCCAAGAAAATTGGGATATCAATTTATGTGGTCTCAAAAAACTAATGCAAGAGTGAATTATGATGTAACTAAATATAAGTCCCGCGTGTTTACACGGAATcaaatgaataatttatttaaataataaatttatataaaaacatatataaagatgtgaaaaaagattataatatgcagaataataaaacaaaaatctcttctaatgttaataataaattatttgaaaatactGATAATCtctgatattaatatttttttaataataacttttatattaagtaaaaataaaatagagtataatgttaaaatcataaaaattaaataaatattttttataacatgtgaatttatcaaaaatttatattaattttattttaaaagattaatatcaataaataaatgatttgtagagattagaagttaatatatatcaaatactATAAAGTGTAGAGATTAGAAGTTAATACAAATTACAACACTATAATGTGTATAGATTATAAGTTAATATAGATTAAAAcactcattaaaataaatataatttaaattagtgatCTAAAAAAATGGAAACTAATGAGAAtactctatttggtgagaattaatgagaacattctatttggtgagaatcaattaGAGGTCTCCGTTAGTTCTCTCAATTATAAAAGTATATAGACACTACCATTCACTAGCATCATTTCGTTTTTGAATTTGGTTAACTATACATAGACGACGTGGATTCTCATTAAATAAGgatattttgtcttaattttttcACATATTGCAACTTTTTTTCTTCCAAaggtataattttattaaatgaaataaaccGACTACACATAGTTTTAAGTGTAGTCACGATATTTGAACTAGACATTACAACCACTTTACAAGAGTTTTTTAGCTACAAAGAGCCACCTAAATCTAATAGTAGATCTAGATAAATGAGTATAAAAATTACATGTTTAGATAATTACAACAAAAAGTTATAACTCTATAACATATCTAAAGACTAAAATAAGTTGTAACCatgtaaatttataatataatcttCCAACTCGCCGGAATATAACATAGATGTCGGAAAAAACGCCGGAGATGCTAAAAAGGACGTCGAAGCTCTCCATTTGAAGAAGATATAAGTTATCATCCATGTAGAGTacataaaactaaaaaaggGTACATCAAAATTCATGAGGAGATAAACTAAGAGaatagaagaaaaataaaagacagatgacaatttaagttaaaaagttcatttatttgctaaaagttataaaatattggGGTTGGGAGGTGATTTTTAGTTAAGAATGGTCAAAAAAACAACCTGCTGCCATGGGGGCTAGGGTTTGAAAAAAGAAGTTGAGAGAATTAAAGGGGAGAGAAAATAGAGAATATAGAGGAGGAGGTAATAAATACGATctagatctaaataaattactcttaaattttttcaactttagatctaaaaatctgcataaaaaataatattatgatgaaaaaaataattttctacaaaaaaacaACATccgattatcatatgagtatcactgcattatcatattattatcataattctgcagagaaaaatgttttttataaaaaaaatagcatctgattatcatatgaacatcaatatattatcatgtagttatcataacattgcagggaaaaaaaaagattttctgcagaaaataatgtttgattatcatattattgtcataatattatcatgtctatcataacattatcatatggtaccgagatgataatatttatagtatctagatgataatgttatgataatatatatgataaaaCAGTGTGATTTCATGTCAatatcactacattatcatatcgttatcataatactGCAGTATAATAATTAggtgataatgaagtatgataattttatgataacctacggaaaaaattacaaaagcatttatgataataagatgataacggagttaaattgtaaatattttaatacttaaaataaaaacataaatctgaaaaaaaaaagtgagatATTTTCTATAACTTttccatattaaaaaaaatataaatatttttatttttggaggaAATACCTAAATTTCCCACAATATTTCAATGAAAGCTGGCCCAAGCAGCCGCCTGCCTAATTAAGCATTTCAAATCAAAACGAATGCAAATAAATAAGAGAGCCCAATTTCCGTCTTTTAGTTAATTTGGTTTTatcttaatgtttttattttttgaggatgttttatcttaatttatttcTATTGTTTTTTACTATTAATGTCCTATATTTCAAAGAGAAGTAAGTGGCTCCACCTTTGCTTTTACGTGATCCACAAATATCTTATTCTTATAACCCATATAAAGAATTCTAGAAGAAATATACAGTTGCAACATTGAATACTGAAAGTGATGGATATCcgtaattgaaaaaattgtgtGATTCTAATTGGTAGTTTCACATTTTATTGATCTAGAGTTGGACTCTTTATATTAAAAGAAgagttaatattataaaaattcataaattttatatattttttcattagagttatccaatttaaatttttcatttttatacacGAATTAgcacttttttttaaattcatgcaCCTCGTTGTGGTTTTATGGCTCTATTGATGTAATTATAAGGTGGAAGATATTTTACACCATGAATGAATACCacttcagcaccgtgcatgaatttgagaaaatatggtagttcgtgcatgaaaatgaaaaaatttaaattgcatgattaaaatgagaaaacatgtaaatttcgtgatttttttgacattaactcaTAAAAGAataactgatttttttaattgtatagcTTAcacctttgttaaaaaaaattagaaacaaatttatttattaaaacttCTAAAGTGCCTGTAAATTAAAAAGGTGATTAATCGTTATTTTGAcatcataaaaattatgaaaatattttgaataataCACATCACGTTCAATTTTACGTACAACCATATTAAGAGTCTATGATCATTTTATGTGAATGAATGTCGTAGCTCACATAGATATATTGGActttcaataattatttataaaaaaaattgctgaTTTCAATAAATTATTCCCTTAGTTAACCTTAGAAGTTATTCCATTTGGTCATTATATTTGTCGCATTTTAGAAATTCTTttaattcataatatttgtcactttataatatcaaaagagtattaattactgttttttcatatttgtcatttattaatttatcgaaagaatacaataaacaaataaaaatagtaatcaTAAATAATAAGTTTTAAGAAAAGGCTAAATTAATtactacctccgttcttttttagttgtccatttaaccaatattgcacataccaatatagtgcttcttttgtcttaatttataaaaaaaaatactaatatagccctattagttaataaatgccttttaaattaaacttGGAAGATAAGTAGCTAAGACCATCTCCAACCCATACCTATTTTTGGATTTGAGTCTTATTTTTTAACTCCAACCCATACCTACTTCCCACCCCTTTGTGCATAGTAGCAACACACTTCTTGGTATGCACTATTCACACAAACCCATTTTTTGGTTAATTGgatatttactttttaattacaatttatatagctaactttgtaaatatttattttggtccaattttttattaaataccaattaaatttttaataatgtaatctaaattatttttattgataaaaataaaataaataagattgtttcaattgtagttttactattaatatttgaatgtaatgtgttattttattattaatatttaaatataatatgttattataattttaattttattgtttcaattttaattattatttgttttattttttataattggacattaaataatattaaaaaattaatatttaatttaatattatttaagcattattaaataaataaatagatgaggatgtatgtgtttaaaatataaatatagatgtgAAATGGTAAATGATTAAATGTAgtagtattaaatataaaagagaaTATATAAAGAATATTCTTTTTGTGTGAAAAATGGGGTAATGTGGAGTAAAAACACTGTAGCAAACCCAAAAGTGAGTAAATTGAAACTTAAAAATGAGTTTTGGGTTGGAGATGCCCTAATATCACATGGAattactaaatggacaactatttgtagacaaataaattggctaaatggacaactaaaaaaaacggagggagtaaaatatttacagattaagatatattaattgtttttttaattcttatgtcaaaattaaatttgacaaatattataaaacaaatgaaGTAGTAGTATTATTAAATCAAATGTGAAGACATTGTTAGTTGTAATCCACTTTGctgattaaaatatttagttaCGTAATTAAAGTTGTTATTCCAATAAAACACAAACACAATcaactaattataattaatactaGTAATAAAAAGTAGAGAGGTGGGGACAAATGAAGGCTACATTAAACCAAGTTGGATGACTTAAAAAGAGAAGAGACCTAATGGTTCCCATCAATCCATTTCTTGTTTATGGGACCTTCTTGTGATAGGATTCAAAATTGATGCACGAGAACCACGCTTTCCCCAGTGACTAAATCCTATCAATTTCAAGTTTAATTGATTCAACCGacttatataaaaacaaaagttgTAATTAGTGAATAGATCTCActctaaatattaaataaatatttgaataatattttacatttactcgatttaataatttattatttcctATCCAAATGAAAAAgctgaattattattttttaatcaaatcaaactaatcaaatcaaactaatcTTTAATTTGCAGTCTAATTGGTTGAACCTATCCGTAGGGCTGGCCTTAGAAGTAGGCCAATAAGCTGTATGTCTGGggctttaaattttaaagtagtgttttaaaaatcgaatcgGACCGGCCAACCGAACTAGGATCCCGCCAGTGGTCTGGTtctaaaatagtaaaaaaaattgaaatcttGGGCAAATTGGGTTGGACCGGTTTGAACCGGATTTGATCGGTCAAACCGgacaaaaataaatagaaattcGTCGCTGAATCTAAAATCCGTTgctaattttttcaaaaagaatTTCATTGAACCGAAAACCGCTGGTTTCACCGGTTCAGCCACTGGTTCGATTTTTAAGACACTATTTTAAAGGACAATGTATTAATATGGGGATTTTTAGAAAAatgtatgtttaattttttaaaatatttatttattaagtctttttatgataattgttgtagtttttattttaaaacttaattagATCTcttgtaattaaaatcctatATTTTAAAGGACTATTAATAATagcttttgtaatttttatttttaaaattaattagactTCTTAGCAATTAGTGTATACTTTCTAAGTAGTATCAAACAATAACACTCATTTCATTCACAAATGATAAggttgtttttatttaaggCCTTCAAATTATAGATTTCTTTCCATTTTTAGAAAATAGTTGACTACATCAACATCtaacatatttttaattgaattagatttaatcaattaaattaaattgataagagatgacaaatcactaaaaacataGAGTAACTTACTAGAGTTCCAAGATCTAAGAACAGAAAACACGATCAAAAAGAACGCCAGAATGAGTTTTGTAGGCGCTCACTTTGACAgttaaacaaatatttaataaagaaaaaaaaatgtaggAAGATAAATATTAGAGAATAAAAAGA
This region of Mercurialis annua linkage group LG1-X, ddMerAnnu1.2, whole genome shotgun sequence genomic DNA includes:
- the LOC126664612 gene encoding probable carbohydrate esterase At4g34215, coding for MAKLKFLVSIFALLISQPISATTIFPDDIFILAGQSNMAGRGGVDRGIWNGNLPPECSSNPSILRLSAELKWEVAREPLHADIDVSKTCGVGPGMAFANRVKASDSSIGVVGLVPCAVGGTKIGQWARGMRLYQELVSRANESVKNGGKIRAVLWYQGESDTVWKKDAEAYKGKFERLVADLRSDLNRPFLPVIQVAIASGEGKYIEIVRRGQLATKVPKVKCIDAKGLALKTDHLHLTTMSQVHLGHKFAHAYVASFRYNIFSPNIM
- the LOC126676795 gene encoding probable carbohydrate esterase At4g34215, which gives rise to MMLYLLAIILIAQGTTISDLMVTSQQIPKNIFILAGQSNMAGRGGVVNDTKTGIPRWDGIVPPQSQPNPSIFKLSSSLTWILAHEPLHSDIDYNKTNGVGPGMAFANAVLTKDPDIGTVGLVPCAIGGTSMSQWEKGGFLYDQLVQRTRAALSSGGVVRAMLWYQGESDTLYEEDADAYKWRLEKFFTDVRADLHHPFLPIYQVALASGEGPFIETIREAQKGMKQANLHCVDAKGLPLEPDRLHLTSPAQVYLGQMLADAFLRARSTPIRTTITSYNSSTTLSIFSSGFIINTLYLLLLSLVYT